In the genome of Lathyrus oleraceus cultivar Zhongwan6 chromosome 4, CAAS_Psat_ZW6_1.0, whole genome shotgun sequence, the window tgaattattggattattattattattattattatttggaataataattattttggaaaatatataagttggaataagaaaagggtttcatttttggaaaaggttttcacgtgaaactcagagaagcgactgaaagaggcagagcaagagaaagagcaagagaacgaaggttggagaagagaagagctcgaagcttagagattgccggattatctcaggtaaggggggtttatcgtcgtttaatgggtattatcgattaacatgtcatgggtagtgagaaaccgttgaattgaccctaattgggatggTTGAATACTGAGAAGTTGTGTTGGATATGTTGTGTATAAGTCgaaattgaatctgtatttgagtgtattgtgaatttctgaacgcgtagctttttacggatattgaatcggaggtccggaagtcctccaacggtggaaaatgcggaaactctgcattctgccttgtgttagcgcaggaactgctgtttcgtctgcgttaaccggttaacccagggcgttaaccggttaacactgttttgaattgtgaaaatatactgttttgcctgcgttaaccggttaacccagggcgttaaccggttaacactgttgcgttttgcctggaagtgtaattttcctgcgttaaccggttaacctatagcgttaaccggttaacactgttgcagtgtggaaaaatagttgatttttatgttgtaaatgcaATTGGTAGTTGGCCTATTGCagttaattgtgatgaataaaattgttgagtttatgttgtgaaatgccgatgcaaatatgttgaaaagttgattataagttgttttgttgaaaatattaagttgtaggctgatgagccaaagttgattttaagttgctttgttgaaaatattaagttgtaggctgatgagccaaagttgattttaagttgctttgttgaaaattactgagttgtaggctgatgagccaaagttgattataagttgttttgttgaaagaaaagctgttatgttgctgttattcttatgttgttgagttcaagtcgtacatgccatagacattcatatgcattaagtcggggcttttgctcacaccacgttggcctggattggcaaaaattatggggcttttgctcacaccacgttggcctggattggcaaatttttaagttgaaagttgaaggcttatgccttgatgcccactaaactggcaatgatttttaagttgggagttttactccaaatggtaccacatgcatgaagagtcgagtcgCATCGAGTTGCATTTgatgttgttattgagttgcctttacgttgtgtttgaatatgataattgagttgactgtgccgttgcctaatgcatgatataattagggtgattaatgtgtagaattacttaacataacatgataatttataatatttgttatatcgattgaggaactcacccttacaactatttttcaggtaacgaacaaatgagttgagtagaagctaatgcttggagtctagtgtagtcgctttagtgggtcatgctctgatagatgtaacatcgggacgggatgttttaattgttttattgttggttgttgaaccttttaaCTGTAAAACGTTgtatgttttgaatggttggttgatttctatccgctgcgaattatgcaaaaatgttattttgaattaaataatgagcatgactgaagtttatggtgaaatgtgtgaagtgttgtgtgacacccttggtgcatatttactctgatatgtatttgttattgttattttaattaaatatttggggtattttagaagggtgttacatgaTGCCTCCATAGTCAGGTTCTCTCTCACATGTATATCGCCCACTCGGATCACATGAAATGGATTCGGAACGTATCTCCccaactgagatacatgaaacacatcatgaagattcGCAAGTGGCGGTGGAAAAGCAATCTGATATGCCACCTCTCACATCCTCTGCAAGATCTGTTATGGACCAACAAAATATGGcgtgagctttcgagacttcaaagctcgaACAACACTAGTTATTTGCGTAACCCTCAAAAACATATGATCTCCCTCCTGGAACTCAAGTACTTTCCTCCTTTTGTCATGGTAACTTTTCTGACGAATCTGCGatgctttcatcttctcttggatcatcttgataTTCTCGGTTATCTACTGAACAATCTCAGGTTTGAGCACATCATTCTCACCTAACTCATACTAATACAAAGGAGTTTTACACCTCCTACCATAAAACGCCTCATACGGTGTCATTTCGATACTAGTATGGAAACTGTTGGTTTAGGTAAACTTAATCAACGACAAGTAGTTATCTCAAGCACTTCCTTGTTATAGCACACAAGCCCTCAGTAAATCCTCTAAAGATTGGATAGTCCTCATTGTTTGAGCATCCATCTACGGATGATAAGCGGAATCAACTTCAGCTTAGTTCCAAACTCAGATTGCAAACTCTCCCAGAATCTTGATGTAAATCTCGGATCTCTATCTGACACAATACTCAAAGGAATACCATGTAATTTCACAATCTTCTAAATATACAACTCAACTAGCTTCCAGAAAGAGTGATTGATCTTTATCGATATAAAATGAGCCAATTTGGTCAACATTTTACATTAAACTGATCACTCAGACACACGATAGGCGTAGAACCAAACAAACTCTTATACTTTCTCACTTTCTCACTTTCACAACTTCAAATCATCAACTTCCCTTGCTTGATTCAACTGTGATTTAACACTTCACATGGAACTAGAATATTCTGAGTAATGAGGTTTAAGATAACTTCTTTGAATATATGCCTTCATTAGAGATTGTTGGATAGTTGATACCAACTCCCCCTTTGACGGATGTCACCAAGAACTTCATTGAACGCCATTTGACTTAAGTTCTTGTCATCATTAAGGTGGTTTGACATATTTTTTTATCACAGAGAACATCTTGATCGTTGAACAAACTTGATAGTTAAAGAATTCACTGAATTTCATTTGACATAAGGTGTTGTGATCAAAATGGATCTTTTAAAGGCCTATGATAAGCTAAGTTGGGATTTCATTTGGAGAACTCTAGTTGAAATAAAGTTGCCTATGAAAATGATTAACATCATCATGCATGGAGTAACTAGTGTGGAGAGTAATATCAAATGAAATGGATCAACTTCGAAGTATTTATGTCCTAGTAGGGGAATTAGGCAAGGAGATCTCATATCTCTTTACATATTTGTGTTATGCTTGGACAAGCTCTCGCATCTCATTTCGCAAGTTGTGGAAGAAGGCAGATGGAGAATTATTCGAGCTAGTAGAAGATGGCCAATGATGTCTTACCTTATGTTTACTGATGACCTCCTCCTATTTGGTGAAGCAACCACTATGCAAATGAATTGTATCACGAGCATCTTGAATAAATTCTGCATCATGTCTGGTCAGTCAATTAGCCAGGAAAAAACCAGAATGTACTATTCTAATAATGTTTCGAGGAGCATGCAAGACAAGCTTGAGAGAATGTCGAGTTTTGGTGAAACTGCGGCTCTTGAAAAATATTTGGGTGTTCCCTAACTAGTAAGGCACCTAGGAAAGAGGAGTACCAATACATTATTAATCAAGTGAATGCTAAACTTGCTTTGTGGAAAGGGAATCAGCTTGCATTTGCAGGAAGAGTGACGTTTGCCAAGAGTGTAATAGAAGTTATACCAACATATCCTATGATGACAATTGTTACTCCTAAGTCGTGTATTGATGAAATTCATAAGATACATATGAGATTCATATGGGGTGATAATAGTAGTAGTAGAAAACACCATGCCATTAACTGAGATATTGTGACAAGTTCGAAAAATGATGGTGGGCTAGGACTGCATAAACTTAACATCATGAACAAGGCTTGTATCTCCAAACATGGTTGGAAGCTGAAAAATAGTAATGGTGGGATTTGGTGTGATGTTGTTTGGGGGAAATATGATTGAAACAGTGACAGAAGAAACATTTCTATTAGGCCTTCATATTCAAGCCTATGGAAAAATATAGTCAAGGTATGGCCGAAAATTTATAGAAACTACATTTGGAGTGTTAGAAATGGCAAGGATGTGGATGCTTGGAATGACATATGGATTGCTCTGAATGTTCACATAGCTGATCTTCAACTTGAAATTCCTACGCACATGCAGGTTACAAAAGTTGCAGACATTGGAAATACTAGTGATGGTTGGAGTTGGTAAGCGCTAAATTAGTGATTACTAAGGGACATGTTATAAAGGATTGCTTCCATCATGCCACCTTCGATCGATGCAGGCCCAAATGTTAGGACTGGTGTTGGTCAAGATGGTAAACATTTCAACGTTAGAGCCATGTACAAGTTGCTTGACGATTGTGAGGACAATATAAGTACCGTTTCTTGGAGAGACATTTCGAAAATCCAAGCAACAAAACAAGTTCAATACTTTTTTTGGATCCTTCATCATGACAGATTGCTCACAAATAGTAGAAAGCATAAAATGGGTCTTGGCAGTGTTATGTGTTTATTTTGCAACAATGTTGAAGAAGATACTCTCTATGTCCTTCGGGATTGCCCGCGTGCAGTAGCGCTTTGGATGACAACAATTAATATTAACAAATGATTTAACTTTTTTGCAGGTAACTTGAAGGATTGGATCTCTACTAATATGAACTGTAACTTAGGGTGGAATGCAGATAAAGATTGGACGGCTTTTTGGGCTACCGTTTGCCATAACATTTGGACATGTCATAATAAGGAGACGTATGATGAAAGCTTCAATAGATTGTCGTGCATGATAACTCACATCAATAATTTGGTTCAGGATTACGAGCATGCGAAAAATACAGCAAACATAAGCTTGACGCCTCATAGAGTTTTGAGTTTCATAAAGTGGGAAGCACCTCCGGTGGGTTGGGTTAAATTGAATACATATGGAACTAGAGAAAAATATAGAAATACAAGTTGTGGTGGTATCGTCAGAGGGAGTGAGGGAGAGTGGCTTGGAGGTTTCTCCCAATATATTGGAATAAGTAGTGTTTACATAGCAAAACTTTGAGGTGTCAGCCAACAATGACAATGGACTTTCGATACATTATTATGGAAATGGACTCTCAACAAGTGGTTAATGACATTAATTCTGACAATCAGAGTAACAACATGTGAAGAAACTTGGTCACCAAAATTAGAGCATTTTTACATTAAGATATTAAAGTTATGATTCGTCATATCTACTGAGAAGTCAACATGTGTGTTGATGTTCTATCTAGAGATGGAAGCTTGCATCTGACAACTATGCACACTTTTGAGGAGTGTCCTTCTTTTCTTAATCACATTTTTACTAGTGATTTGTTTGAGAATTTTACCTCCAGATTACTTCCTTTGTAATTTTCTCTTTCTGGACTTTGACCCTCCCgtcaattaaaaaaaattatagaCCCTCAAAATCTTAAGACCTTATATAAAATGAGAAACataatacaagatcaaaataCACACATTTATCTTAAAATACATTTCATTATCGATGATCGTTAACTTAGACACCCAAAAAATGTAAACCTATAAATTCTTAGAAATAATCCTAAATTTGACACACTTCTCCCTCACATAAGAAACTCAAACCTATTCTAGTTTCTTTTTTATTAAAGAGATCGATCATCATCActaaaaagaaaacaaaaacatTAGTATTAGTAAATTTAAACCCTAAATTAATAAAACTCAGGAACTCCCCCCAAAAAAAACTTGTTGCCCCTTGTTGTATCAGAGTCGGACCCAACTCAACTCGCCGGCAACGCACCAAAGAATTCCGTCGCAAAGTTACATTGGAGTGttaaattagggttttgattttTGCATAATGAGGCATAGTCATGGTTCAATTCCTCCTCGACTATTGGAAAACAAACTCGCTCAACAAGAAGCAGAAATCGAGCGAATTTCTGGTGAAAATCACAGATTATCAATCACACATAGAGCCTTAAGAGATGCACTTGTTGATACTGCACAAGATGTGCAAAAGATAAAATCACACATTAGAAGTACTCAAACTGAGAGTGATATTCAGATTAGGGTTTTGCTTGATAAGATGGCGAAAATGGAGGTTGATATTAGAGCCGGTGATGTTGTCAAGAAGGAGCTTCAACAGGCTCATATGGAGGCGCAGAGTTTGGCTGCTTCTAGGAAGGAATTGAGGGGCCAAATTCAATTGGCCACTCAGGAATTGAAGATGGTTGTTGGTGATGTTAAAAGTTTACCTGATTTGCATGCTGAATTCGATAGTTTAATGCAAGAGGATACAATAATACGGTGAGTATTGAAATCTGTTCATGTAACTGATAGCAACTCTTCAGTGTATCTAGTTAAGTCTGTTATTACATGGTCGAATTCACCGATTTGAAAACATGGGTTTTCATATAACATATTGGAAGTTTTTGATCATGCAACTGATTCTGCCCAATGCTGTTTTTATCATGTTTGTTATAGTTGTTAACATGATTATCAGTATCTGACTATACACGCGAGGTTTTGAAAAAACGTCTGTTACAGGGAAAATGGCCGCGAAAAAACGGTATCAGGTGTCGATACTGATACATTTATTCACTGTTTTCGTGATAAATAACTATTGTGGTTAATTCACGCCGTGGCGACCGCAGTCAGTTTCGCAACACTTGTACTGACCGAAATCGGGAAAGCCTTCACACGACCGCAACACTATTGCGTCCGTTATTTAAATCTTGCGCGAGTACATCTTGATTCGATACAAAAATAGATCTAATCGACAAGAATCCCGGTGTCTATGTACTTCTGAAATGAATCTCATCTTGAGTCGTGATTCACTATGATGAATTCTGATTCATTCTAATGAGAATGAATCACCATCTAACCATAGTGTAGCTAGACAATCTTTGTCGATTTTGTATGACTTGGATCATGGATTATTTTTAGGTTAGTACATTATATACTAGCTTAAAATTTTACTCTGTTACTTGTTTTTACTTTGAAATGCCATGTTCTTATTGGTAATGTATCTAATGATTCATAACAAGATTCGATTCACGAATTGCAGAATGGGTCTTCTAATTCATTGATAGACTATTATACAGTTTATATTCCTTTCTTGGAACTTTATAAGCTTAACGGGATATGAATGCGTTCAATTTTAAGAGATGGCACACTGTGTTGTTAAATGACTGGTATAGCGCCGCTATACCTCGATTGCATATCGAAATTTGGAGCAACCACGACAAAAGCCGATACGCAATTGCAATTCCGCTACCACTGCTATGGCGGTGGCTTTTTTATTTCTTCGTATCGGTGATGGCGGTTATGGCTTACAAATTGGAAGTTGTTGTTAATAATATGCTTTTTTCCTCgataaaaacattaaaaatatGATGTGAGCTTCACTTGACATATTTTAAAAAcattataaataaaataaagatgACTTTGGTGATGAGACGGGGCTTGTATAATCTCTAAATCCCACAACCTAGGTAACCTCTCATCACTAAACTGCTTATGCCTCACCATCTTCTATCTTCACTTTATACTTCACTTAGTCTCCTTTAAGTCACTTTGAATTTATGTTTCTGGCTTTCTGCAGCAATGTAGCTAACTATGCATCATGCTTTATTAGTTGTTTGAACTATTTTAGATTTTGAGTTTTATGTTGGACacttttgttttctttttatATAGCTTTTATTTGTTCGCAACATGCTTTATGTTATATACAATTATGTATTTCAACCGTTTTGCGGCTTTCTCAATTTACCCTCAATGCTATCCGCCATTTCTCTTCTTGGATTTTTGCCGATCCACTATTAATAACACTGATGGCATGTTATCTTTGAAGTGGATATTATGGGTAATGGATATCATAATTGTTTGAGTCTCCTATTGTGAAACCAGTGTGGGATGGAGTGAAAAATCCGATCAAAACTTGTATGAAGGGCTCCTGAATCATACGAGAGTTCGATGAAATTGTTTATAATATCTATCAAATTGTGCTTTAAGTCAGTTTTGTTATCCATGAGTGTCGCTATATGCCTGAAATCTTTGAATAATTTGTTCCTCTGTCGCATCATGTTGCATACTTTCTTTGTCTCCGATTGTTGCCTtgaattttcatctcttttttTGTTAACTAATCTTGTAAATGTTCAAATCTTCTTGGTTGATAGTGACACATTCGACTATGAAAAGAGCAAGAATGTAGAGCTAGTAGATCAATTGAAAGCGAAAGAGAAGAAACT includes:
- the LOC127138489 gene encoding protein FLX-like 4; translation: MRHSHGSIPPRLLENKLAQQEAEIERISGENHRLSITHRALRDALVDTAQDVQKIKSHIRSTQTESDIQIRVLLDKMAKMEVDIRAGDVVKKELQQAHMEAQSLAASRKELRGQIQLATQELKMVVGDVKSLPDLHAEFDSLMQEDTIIRDTFDYEKSKNVELVDQLKAKEKKLIAMAREVEMLRSEILNAEKRINASNMYGAATPADGNGPFLDHYGRAHGQMAFGQIGESMVPVGNSNGVAVVNSADGSGAGWVGQYDPSIAGR